The following DNA comes from Solea solea chromosome 6, fSolSol10.1, whole genome shotgun sequence.
gagcagtgggctgccacactgagtagtgcccggggagcaatggggtttgggtaccttgctcaggggtaccccagcccttttgacctggtggggacttgaaccggcgaccttccggttacaagccaggttccctttccacttggccaccaggtgttgtcatggtgactgacaggtgtgtgtgtgtgtctgtgtctgtgtgttccaggtaCTTCCTACATGGTGTTTGCAGAGAAGGAAGtcgctgtttgttttctcatgacCTGAACAACAGCAAACCTTCAACCATCTGTAAGTTCTACCAGAGAGGAACATGTGCTTATGGAGAACgctgcaggtacacacacacacacacacacacacacacacacacgcactggaCAGGTGTGTTCTGTGATTTCTGTCTAAacagtgacatcacttcctgtacAGGTACGACCATGTCAAACTTTCAAAcagaggaggtgggggaggagcTTCAGAGATTccaggaggtgaaggagggggAGCTGGGGGTGGGGCGTCAATCAGAGGCGGAGTGAAGAAGAACCTGGTCCTCAGAGACAGGGGTGAGACACACACGATGATTCCacccactttattaggtacacatgattAGGGTTGGGCATTGTTTGAATTTGAACGATTCTCGATTCCGATTTTTTTTAAGAGATGGGGTCAAAAGAgtgaacatattttaaatgtttatattgtatataaatattatacatttacacatatCCTGAGTGTATGACTGCAGTGACTCCTCCCACTGAGCGACTAACACCAACAATAAGGAACAACTGGTACAACCCAAGACCATGTGTGAGTGTTCTGGACAGATGAGAACACACCGCTTTAGCTCCGGTTTAACTGGTTTACCTTTGACTTACCTAAGTGGTCACTGCGATGCTGGACTGAGGGTCAGGGTCCAGGTCAGGGTCGGAGCTGGTATTGTACTCCCTGATGTTTGTCGCCCTCCTGTTGCACTGAGGtgacttttcattatttttaaaagcaaagCTTTGGAGCGCCGGCGCACACGATCCATGGCCGCAcggtttcttcttcttcgttggTGTTCGGCAGACTGTGAATCCAAATGAGGaatggaaatttaaaaaatttgAATGATTCTGGGAGATTTAGAAAGTTCTGGTTTCACTCGATACTTGATGTACAACCTGATAACTGTATCGtgtctgtgacctctgacctctgccagGTATGCCTGTGGACAGGAGCTTTGGCGCTCCACCTGACAGTGTGTGGTCAGACGCTGCCGCCGCCTCTCCTCAGACTTACGTGGACGCCATCAGGACGGGCCTGGACGGCTCAGTCAAAGACCAAGGTTGGACAAAGCACGCTatcctctgattggctgatagctGTAATGATGTCATCATGATGTAATACATGTTACCAGTGTACCTGTCTCTGTAGTTATTCCCCCAGTGGCCGGGGCTTCCCAGGACCTCCCCCAGCTGTGTCCTTATGCTGCTGCAGGACAGTGTTTCTATGGAGACAATTGTACTTATCTCCATGGCGACCTGTGTGACGTGTGCAGGCGACAGGTGCTCCACCCCCACGACCCCGAGCAGAGGAGGATGCAcgagaaggtgtgtgtgtgtgtgtgcgtgtgtgcgtgtgtgcgtgtgtgtgtgtgtgtgtgtgtgtgtgcgtgtgtgtgcactgtaatAAATGTTAAACACAAACTCATATCTCTGTCTCAGATGTGTCTCCTGCTCTTTGAAGCAGACATGGAGAAGGCCTTTGCAGCTCAGTTGAGTCAGGATAAGGTGAGTGTGCTGAGTCGTGGTGAGTGTGCTGAGTCGTGGTGAGTTTGCTGAGTCGTTCCTGTCGTTCCACAGGTTTGCTCCATCTGTATGGAGCTGGTGGTGCAGAAGATAAACCCGTCAGAGCGGAGGTTCGGGATCTTGTCGTCCTGCTGCCACACCTTCTGCTTGTCCTGCATCAGGAGGTGGCGCTGCACCAGGAACTTCAGCAATGTCATTGTCAAGTAAGGATCCCTGATCAGGGTCTGAAAGACGAGGTCAAAAGTCTGAGAGAGctggttctctggtttctcagGTCTCTGTGGTTTCAGGTCTCAGGTCTCTGTGGTTTCAGGTCTCTGGTCTGTGTGGTTTCAGGTCTTGTCCCGAGTGTCGTGTCATCTCGGAGTTTGTCATTCCTTCCATCTACTGGGTCGAGGACCAGGACGAAAAGGATCACCTCATTGAACTCTTCAAATCCGGAGTCAGGTGAGTTCCCTGTGTCTCAGTAGCCACACCCACTTTGAGTTTTTCAACcaatgatgtcacttcctgtgtgtgcacagtAAGAAGGCGTGTAAGTACTTCGACCAGGGTCGCGGTTCGTGTCCATTCGGAGGGAAGTGTTTGTATCTTCATGCTTTTCCGGACGGAACCCGAGCAGAACCGGAGCGGCCGCGGAAACAGCTGAGCAGCGAGGGCGGTGTGCGGGTCAGAGTCCACAGCCGCCGTCTTGTTTAGTGTGATGGTGGGCGGGGCTGTTTGttgacatgtgtttgtgtttgttttcagttcatGAACAACGTTCGTTTGTGGGACTTCATCGAGGAGCGTGAGCAGCGCTCGGCCCCGCCCCTTCCCTCCCTGGACGATGACATCACAGAGCTGAGGGAGCTCTTCATGCAGATGTCGGGTCCGAGCCACGAAGACCTGGAGGCCCCGCCCGCTCCGGACCAGTAGAGACCACGCCCCTGTGGTGGACATGTTTTGTGGAATCATGTGACCTCGTCTGATCATCATGAGTgatattgatgttttatttatagtgtaaataatcacatgacatcacagtgtGACATCGATCATGTGACTGAAgctcaacaataaaaaaaaaaaagctgtagaTTCATAAACATGGTTTTATTGATCAACTATGACTTCATCGTTATCAAAACACTCAGTTAATGCTAGTTAGGGTTGTTTAGTGATAGGACTAGGTAAGGTTAGTTTGTTAAGTAAATAAGGTGGGTTTGATGGTTGGGGTagttaaggttagtgtagtTAGTACTAGTTGTCACCACAGACTGAGCTGATGTCTCCATCTAGTGGTCAAAACAGTAAAAACCTGTTATGGGACATGCGACAGCTTCTCCAACTCACTGATGGATGTGAAGGTGTCTCTGAGgagagacagtgagtgagtgagtgagaggacagacagacatcactgctctctgtctcctccaatCACTTTAATCCAGTCAGAGGATTTAACTCCTCACAGCTGAGAGTCAGAGAACAggtggttcacacacacacacacacacacacaccaggagaCAGGCTGTCAGTCTGCCAGGACacgacaagagacagacagacagactggacTGAACCTGCGTCCACAAACGGAGAGGAGAAGACGAGAGGAATGGGAGGAGTGTATGGAAAGAAGGTTAGTGTGGACCTGTCTGAAAGTTTCAGGGAAATTTTTTGGTTTAGTGTCGTTATACGAAGaagtgactgtgctgtgagcacCCCCTGCAGCTGAGAACCAGCATGACACAACGACCAAGACTgatctctacgtcacatgatcacgtctttgtctcactgtcatcCACTGTCCCACAGCAAACctcagagaaaagcagtgattttagctgcggggacacaggagctgctggtcctctgctgcctcgtgtggtcactttgtgtcactgaggtcaatctgaatgtaggatttcaaacactgaagtgacaaaatcagacattagaacttagtgatggaggcagcagtggatcaacaactccagtgtgtgtgtgtgtgtgtgataaaatcactgattttctccatggactttggtgtgggagagtgagtgtgtgtgtgtgtgtgtgtctctgagagGACACTTTTCTCCGGACATTTGATGACATGTCTGTCCTCGTCACTGTCCTCAGCAGTAAAGTGATtcctcacagagaaacatctgaATTAtggggtgtgtttgttttcatggtgaCAACAGCTGACCGCTTCTCAGACCCAGGCTATTTTTAATTCAGTGATCCAGCAacaggtggtgggaggggcagagggagggggcggagtctgtcagtgtgtgaacaCCATTTACTCTATGTTCTTTGTATGTTCTCTATATGTTCTGTCTACATGTTCTTTATATGTTCTGTCTATATGTTCTTTATATGTTCTGTCTATATGTTCTGTCTATGTTCTGTCTACatgttctgtctgtgttctTTATAAGTTCTGTCTATATGTTCTGTCTATATGTAGCAGCTGCTCCACCCTTTTGTCCTTTGCCTTTGAGCTGCTACTGGTGACtgagttgttgtggttttgacACGTGCAGATGAAAAAATGAATGAGATAAAAGTTGATCTAGTTGCTCTTTTAGTGATTTATTGGTACAAAGTAGaatgacaaattaaaataaacttaaagtcTGGCTTAACACAGATTCACATGGGCTTCAACACGGTCAAAGAATTGTTTGCCCTCTCAGCCACGCCCAGCTGCTGTGACCTAAGGTCTTTTAAGGGCTTCTTCCCCCTTGGGCTCCACCTTGGTCTCCCAGTCCTCCTGTAGGTGGGGGTAGAAGTGCTCTTACACTCACAAACATTCACTAagccacactgtcacacacacacaaggaaagaaaacaaaaacttaacaCAACTATCAATTTGGCTCCTACACACCGGCCCCTAATTATATTTGTACAGACAAAAATAATTACTTCATCAAACATAAAGGAGCCATATCATCATTTGAAAATCTAAAGTATTGAAAATTTAGCTCTGAAATATTGAAACATAAATAAGTTCACTTATCTTCTCTTAATTAAGAGCTTTCACTTCTCTTCATCCCCCTCTAACAGCAGGCAGATCTTAGTGACTGGCCTCTCCAGGACACTCGTCTTGGTTTGCAACTTCACAACCCGTACATGACCTCTGACATCAGGTCTTGCTTCCACAATTCTTCCCATCTGCCACGAACTGCGAGGAGCTGTGTTGTCTGCCATCAAGACGATGTCTCCCGGGATGaagtttctttttgttcttgacCACTTTTGCCTTTCTTGCAGAAGAGGGAGATACTCCAGCAGCCACCTCTTCCAAAACAGCTCAGCTACATACTGGACTTGTCTCCAACATCTCTCGTGGTATAGGTCAGACCTTGACATGACTCCAGGGGGGAGAACAGGGCTAGTTCGAAGCAGCAGGATATGATTGGGCGTCAGGGCCTCTAGATCCTGTGGGTCATCAGATGCCCATGTAATTGGGCGACTATTAAGTATTGCTTCCACTTCACAGAAAACTATGCTTAGGCCTTCATCATCTAGGGTTTGCTGCTTTAAGACTGAACATAAGGTCTGTCTCACCATTCTGATAAGTCTTTCCCAGAATCCACCATGGTGAGAGGCTGTGGGTGGATTAAAACTCCAACGAACCCCAACTTCATGAGAGTCTGGTGGATTCTTCTTTGGTCAAGAGTACTGAGTGCTTCTCTTAACTCTCTATGTGCACCTACTAGGTTAGTGCCGTTGTCTGATTGTATGTGTTTTGCTTGACCTCTTCGACACAGAAATCTTCTAATGGCGTTGATGCACGAGTCAGTGTTCAAAGAACAGGCCACTTCCAGATAGATTGCTCTGCTGGTCATACAGGTAAAGATCACGCCGTACCTCTTTATGGTGATCCTTCCCCTTCTAATCTTGATGGGACCAAAGTAGTCAAGGCCCACATTAGAGAACGGTGGTAGGTCAGTGGCGAGTCTTTCACTTGGTAGGTCGGCCATCATTCGCTCACCTGATTTACCTCTGTTCTTTCTGCAAAACACACTGTGCGAGACAACCTTCCTTATTGCAGTGTTACCATTTATTATCCAGTATTGTTTTCGTACCTCGGATAGCATAGGGTTCCTTCCTCCATGTCCAGTTTGAGCATGTAGGTGGCGAAGGATCAGAGTTGATACGTGGTGGTTTTTGACCAGGATGGCAGGATGTTTTCTTTCCTCAGGCATTGATGTTCTTCTGAGGTGTCCACCTACTCTGAGAATGCCATCATCCAGCACTGGATCCAGCCTGTAGATGTTGCTctgctttttcacacacacctcTGAAAAAGATTGCCTTTGCACAAAGGTGAGTATTGCTCTTTCAGCACTTTTCAGATCATCAACTGAGACTGAGACTTTCGTGTCAACTTTGTTGGATTGACTGTTACAGTTGTTCTCTTGCTCCTCCCACTTTCTTCCTTTgagtcttttcttttcagtgcCAAATGTTTTAGTCTGGCCTTTACTTTTAAGATCCAGGCACCACCTACTCTCAATTTAAGCCAGTCTGAAAAATGATTGATCAGCTTATCAACCTCTTCACAAGAGGACATTATGGCATTGACTGTAACAGCCTTTCTCACCTCTGAGTCGTCTTCACAAAGTTGAAATCTGTTCTCCTGCTCACTCGGCCATTTGTCTTCAGATAACAGGAACTCTGGCCCACGGATCCATCTGGGATTCCCCATGAACCTATCAAGACTCGTTCCTCTAGAGCAGTCCTCAGCAGGGTTTCTTTTTGTGTCAATATATCGCCATTGAGAAATCTTTGTGGTCTCTCTAATCCTAGAGGTTCTATTTGCTACATAGGTGGTAAAGCGAGTGTGGTCATTTGCAATGTACTTTAAGACAGATGTACTGTCAGACCAAAACAcagactgtgttgttgttggtggcATTTCTTGTTGTAGCATCTTATCAACTTTGACTGACAAGGCTGCTGCGGCTAATTCTAGCCTTGGGATGGTTTGTCGTTTTAATGGTGCTACTCTTGCCTTTGCCATCAAGAATGCTACATGAACTTGTTTCTCTGCGTTTGTCATTCTGAGGTAGCTGACAGTGCCATAGCCTAGTTCGCTTGCATCAGAAAAATGATGAATCTGAGTTTCAATTAACTCACCAAAATCTTGTGACTTGTAACAGCGTGGCACTTCAAAGTCTGCAAGCTGAGTAAGACTGCTGGTCCACTTTGTCCATTGCTCCGACAGTGTGTTGGGAATGGGCACATCCCATCCTAAGCTTAGTCGGCACAGCTCCTGCAACAACAGCTTAGGTGGCAAAGTAACTGGAGACAGAAAGCCCAGGGGGTCATATATAGAGCTTACCATTGACAAGATGCCCCTTCTGGTGTGTGCACGTT
Coding sequences within:
- the mkrn2 gene encoding E3 ubiquitin-protein ligase makorin-2, which codes for MSTKQVTCRYFLHGVCREGSRCLFSHDLNNSKPSTICKFYQRGTCAYGERCRYDHVKLSNRGGGGGASEIPGGEGGGAGGGASIRGGVKKNLVLRDRGMPVDRSFGAPPDSVWSDAAAASPQTYVDAIRTGLDGSVKDQVIPPVAGASQDLPQLCPYAAAGQCFYGDNCTYLHGDLCDVCRRQVLHPHDPEQRRMHEKMCLLLFEADMEKAFAAQLSQDKVCSICMELVVQKINPSERRFGILSSCCHTFCLSCIRRWRCTRNFSNVIVKSCPECRVISEFVIPSIYWVEDQDEKDHLIELFKSGVSKKACKYFDQGRGSCPFGGKCLYLHAFPDGTRAEPERPRKQLSSEGGVRFMNNVRLWDFIEEREQRSAPPLPSLDDDITELRELFMQMSGPSHEDLEAPPAPDQ